The following nucleotide sequence is from Salvia splendens isolate huo1 chromosome 2, SspV2, whole genome shotgun sequence.
ttattcaatttttaaaaaaattaatataaaaaattgaagaagcaattttacttgcatgtcacaaaattaagtgataatatttaaggtcaaattatatttagaaaatttgtcaaaaagatattgtaaagatatttataaaaaaatatgagtatatgataaatttattaaaaatatatacactttaaggtattgagggtattttcgtctaaaaaaatttagaaatagtaaaaagtacttcaaatgatattaatctACAGTTAgtggacctcaaatgatattttcaaagttcacggacctaaaatgatactttggcaaagttcgggGACCAAAAAAGATATTCcctctaaaataaaatatagaaaaatcgATATGATATATTTATAAGCTCAAAGTAAACCCAAATTCGAAACGGGATTACATTGTTGCTCTCTGAATCTAGGCTTTGTTGAACAAAATTTTGTCGATCTGacaaatactccttccgtctcataagaatatgcacttttaatCTTTTGCACTTTTAATTgagcacgaattttaatacatgattgataaaataagagagaagtagaaagaaaaagtaattaaaatattgttagtggagaatgcgtctcactactagaaaattcaCATATTATGACATGTATAAATGTAATTAGAAAACTATTATCTTGACACATTAGGTGTAATGGCACTTATTGCACGTGTGAGGAAAAAAATTGTGATAACAAGCAAAGTGTGAAGATAAATCCTTCTTTATTACACTCCAAAGGTTCCATGAAACATAATGTGTAATGTCACTTGAAAATGCCACAATATAATTTCTTAAACTACACTAACTTTTGGACGAAAATTTACAAAATACCCCcataaatttttattactacaatttaccctacattttattttatttatttatttcaccTACATATTTGTAGAATTTATATTATTGTCCttcaaatattcataaattatgtTTTAATCCTTCAATTACATTTTATATTCAATGTACAAAattcattatattattattaatcattcaacaaaatttaataaataattaattcaaataaaacgGCAATTTTCAATAATACCCAAAGTATCAAATGATGttatttaatgtgtttaaaCACAAGGATTAAACATAAGCGTTGGTCATCTTTACTTAAACTACAAACAAAATTAGtactaaaaaagtaaaaattataaAGTCCTAATCTATTTCTAAAGTGCTTGTAGGGACATTGCTTGTTTCTTTAAAATGTGAGCCTCTTATGCCTGTCAAAAGAGCAAAGTACCACTCCAACGCCATGCGCCCTAAAATAATTAAGTACAAAATTCCAAGttaatacaataaataacaaCAATATACATGTACTTTGAGAAAATACCAAAGGTTGGAGATACTCATATATATTACACAAAGGATTATTAGACCAAATAAACAGTGCATTTGTTCTCACTTTTTCACTGTTGTGTCACCATCCATTAGAACACGTATTCTAACAACTTAAAACTAATCATACATTAATGCAAATCTATAAAATAACTACAGAAAATAGTATATTGTAATATCTGCATACAAAGGCCAGACAAAAACAATACATGTAGAGCTCTATCTAGTGAATTAAAATACAGATGTCCAACTAAAATTGAATGCAATAATAGTAAGTCCACACACAAAGAGAATGCAAATGTCCActaaaaagtagtagtataaatcaAGACAAGTAGTTCAAACAGTATAATTAGTAATCAAATTTAGAGTACCTGTCATCTAAATGTGGATCGAGAAATTATAAACATCCAATGGATGTCACCCAGTGGGTGTCACCTGCATGTATAGGACGTGTGTGAATTATGAATCAAACTGAAATGCATTGTTAATTATAAGTTATAAATGATAGAATATACCAAAGCTATAGGCCAAGCAATTATATGACCAAGTACTTGGGAAAGCTCTTGAAAGTTATCATAGGGCCTGATCAATTGCTCCTTGGGTTCAATCACGACTACGACACATATCTCACACCAATTCAATCCCAACATTTGTCCGCCAACTCTTGTAGTTGGATCGAGGctataaataaatcccttagcAACAACTTTTTGGGTGAGAAAACTCCTTAGAGAAACGTATGTCCCAACCTCCAAGAAAACAAATAGATTAATAACCATTTTTAATATGTAATATATTTCgaaattatagaaaaaaaacaaagataTCATATCAGCTTGAGTTGTAGCCTGTGATGAGAGAGACTTAGAATTTGTCACATCTGGCCTTATGTCTGCTTGCGAAGCTTGAGGTCTTTGTTTTGAGGCAAGCATTGCTTCTAGTCGTGCAATTTTATCTTTGTACTCTATTAGCAAACGGTCTGATGTGCTTCTTGGTGTTCCACTCCATACGTCTGTGGGACACACTCCCTTACCCATCATCCTTACGTGACCTGGTTTGTCCTTTTCCATGATTTGGGCAGATATGTCATTTGGAGCAATTTGATCTTCGACACCTTCGGGAAGTTGGCTACTACGTTCGACCATTGCTGCATGttcacaaaattataaaaattaatgtacatAATGAAATTGCATAATATATTCCAAACAATGGGAAAATGTAATGAAACATACAATTTTAGTTGATACGTCTTCACTCGCGTTTCCACTCGAAGGAACAAAACAAGAACTAAAAAGTTGAACACGGGTTGGGCATCGTCCGTGTTCCTTTGTCTATGAATATGTATATTGTTAGGATACTAATATGTCataaaaataatgatgaaattaaacatagaaaaaagaaaacattacCAAATTTTCTTTAACTTGTGCAAATGACGTCTTTCCTGTTCTTTGATTCATTAACTTCTTTGCTCGAGCTTTTTGGTTTCTCTTACTTATATTCTAATAGCAAgtcataaataaaaatgattagATTCATAGTTTAAATGAAATATCATTACATAGAGAAAAACTAGAATAAACCTTTGCATTTTCCATTCTCCAGTAAGTAAGACAATTGATCCATTGATCTTCCAAAACTCTGTCATCCTTTTCATGTATTAAATGCTCGATAGGTACGTCAGCCCAATACCTTGTTTTCAAATAATGCTTCCAACTTCTCCATTTAACTCCGATGGAGGCCACAACCCATTTCTCAGCAATGATAGGGATAGTGAATCGTGCCTTAGACAAAGACATACATTGTTATAACTATGTATATATAATTGCCAATGGTCTGGAATGAAAATAGATCACATTAATTTCTAAGAGTTAAAGTAAAATAGAACTTAAATAACAATTAAGAATTGAGAATAATGTAGTGTGATAATCCAGAGTGTTTTGAACTTATGTTCAAAAAAGTACTCATAGCAAAACTAGATCCAATGATTTAAACTACATGCAATAACACATATATGTGTCAGCTTCACAACAAGAATTGAGTACTAAATATATGTGATAATAGGATTACCATGAAAAGTGAGCATTAAAAAGTCAGGTCAATGCATGTCAAAACATAAGCCACATGTTAAATAACATAACAAATGCTTAACAAATGTAGTAAACGAGAAAGCTAACTTAGTCCAAAAGCATAGAACGATTAAAGAGcatgataaattaaataagcTACACTCTTTTGAAATGTTTTTACCTTTACGAATTCGAGCATGTCATCTTTTTTCCCCTTCGGCATGGCACGCCAATTATTAACATATAATGGACAATATCTACCATTTCTTGCAATTGAACCTAAGAAATGGCAAAGCTTGCTCTTTTCACCACCTATAGGCTGACCAAACTCATTATACTCTACAGAAATGAGTGGTAGGTTTAGAGGGCGGCCCCTAATATCTGACATATAGGTAGGCCCTCTGCTTTCCTTTCCAATAGTTTCATGTCCCGATGCACTACCTTTAAGCACAAAAAATATATGATTAGTCTATTATCTAAAAGATTAAGGAGCTTGTTAGAGTTTGTGATTGCCCATTaccatcctcctcttcttcttcgatGTCAACACTTATGTCCTCATTTGGCAATGGTGGCACACTCCTATGGATACGGTTCGAATATGTGACCATATTCACAGCTTCTTTATTTCTGCTCATTGTTGTCTTAGTTATAATACCTGCTAATCATTATaccaatttatattaaaaatatatgttAACTACCTAACAATATAGTATGCTAAACAAAAAGATCAACTCAATCTGCCTGATTTAAATTTTCACAAGGATTACAAAAATTACTAGTAAAGAATGAAGTTTTTAACATGTAGACTATATTTTTGAGACAtcagaaataaaatattatattatgtcATTGGAACGAATGAGTGGTGATTATAACTCTATTATTGAAACTCAGTTAATGATAAAAGGCCTCTCAAATTAACCACTACTAGAGATATCAATGGATCTACTAAATCCTAATTCGACAGGTTTAGAATTTAACTAGACAAAGTACTAAAAATAGGAAGaaaatttagaatttaataATTGTTCAATGAGATTATTGAGATTACATTGCGGTAAAAATGGAGTTTAGGGGTGTAATTATTTGAATCTGGATGTTTTATTGTTTAAAAAAATCTATCAGATTCTATTTAGTTTCACTATTTAATCGAAACATAAAATGATTTTCCTTCCCTACTATCACCTAGAAGCCaagcaatttttttttaccttcACTAGAAGTAAACCTTTGAGCTGACATATTCCTTTTCTCCTGTAAACGACCACTTTTTTTAATCTGCTTCCCTCCTTTAGAAGCCATATGTAACTACATACATTGGAATGAAAGTAAGTAAAGACAATAGAGGGTAAAATATATAGTGAAACTTGAgatcatttcatcaaacacttggGGGTAAAACAAAAATTACTTTAAACTTGATCACATCGcataataaaattcaattgAAACCTATAGTATGTGATTAAAACATATAATCTATGTTAGCAACAGTAGATTATCATTCCCGTGAATATATTACATCGTTCGttctaaaaataatttcattgaAAAAACTCACCTTGCAAGAATCAAAGGAAGGTCTCAACTTGATTTTCTTCTCGTTCTTGTTCTCTTTGCTAAACTATAGATAATTGTGAGTTCCTGAATTTGCTTGGAGTTGTGGGAGGAGTGGACGGTTGTAAGATCCATGTTTAATTTGGCGCTCAATGTTTCTCCCGCTCAATCCCTAATCTAGGGTTCCTAATTTATTCTTCTAATTTATGAAACAGAAACTGCCGAATGGAGTTATTGAATTGCTTTTTAATCTTAAAAAGAGCATATTTATTCTCAATACCGATtaacattttctatttaaatttatatctaAATTTAGGTTTAGTATTTAGCATAAGACACGTAAAGAAATGTCATTAAGTGAATCCTCTTTTGACATCTATTTAAAATGCAACAATAATAGATATTATAAATGCCATGAAACATTGATATGATTATTGGATATATATGTTGACATCATTTATGAAGTGTTATATTGTAAGTGTAAGAACAACTCATTTTTCTAGTAGTGTCTctcctcattagagagaagatttttgaaatttagaaaatgtattcttgtgggacggatggagtggGAGATTATGAAAAGAACTAtaagcctaacaaacatgataacTCTCACGATAAATGAGAGATCGATTTTTTCCATCTAACCAAGAAATTATACCTTTTGAAACATATGCACTTATAAATCAACTTCTGCATCTTAGATTGTGGAGCTATGTCGTAGTGAGAGCGTTCCtgggaacataacaagttcatgagACTAAGAGAGTCTttagactcagtcttagatcaacttgaacctAATCTCTATAGCTACAAGGGCACATTGACTAATtaagataatcattcttgaaaAGTTGATAGATTATGAATAACAATCTAAGATTGATATGAAAGTTTACAAGTCTTGCGACACTACTTATAggctatttcagtcagtggaaGCTAGTGCATCTGCAAGAGTAAACATAGATCTTTAAAGGCTAcaataatggcaaagggttataccaaAGACAAACTTCTTCTCACCTATCATTGTACGTAAGTTGATCTCTATCGTATTgcctattgtagcctacataaattaggatgtgtGTAATTTGattgtcaacacaatttctttaaatagaagtcttgaagacATCATCTACATGAATCATTCTAATGGTTATGTAATGAATGGCAAGAAATACGTGATTTAGAAGTTTATACAGACCATTATGGTCTTAGGCGAGCATCTGAATCATAGAATATGTGTTTCATCCATTCTGTCAAATCTTTTAACAGAGCTACAAGTACaataaagttgaaagtgcactatatatGGTATTCTTGATACTCTATGATGATAAAATCTAAAAAAGTCGATAAACAACTAAGACTGTTATCTAGCTTAGGAAACTGTTCGTCTACCCAGTTTGAGGATGAAGGATTTAAGATAAACTAGTTACATTCTGAGCATCTAATTTTTAGACTGCTAGAAGAGAATATTAAGTTTTCTAAGAGAATCATACATCTACACAACACTTAAAatctttagcattgaaaatttcaagaaaatgTTTTACTTCTCTAGATGGAATTATCTTTTCCTTAGTCAAGTATTTTTCGACACTGGGTGAGATCATGAGACAAGTTCCTTAATTAGAAGCcacatgtatgctatgatgtgtattgaGTAAGATATTAGCTTTGTCGATGGCATGGAAGCTTGATATCGTTTTAACCATgaccaaggacattggattgggtaaagaatatactatagtacttgaagaagactaatcggtatgctctagttaccagacatccatgtgaTGTTTTTTAGTTTACATCGACTCATCCTCTAACCAAGTGTTCTTTTTAGGAGTTGAATACTGAGATATGAAGGAGTGTGACCAAATCATAGACTACATCATGAAAgctacaagtgtggtttcatcggACACTGCTAAAGTAGTTGTTCATCTCAATAAcatcctaatagctttgaccgtaaTTCGATTATACCTATGAGTATTGTATTTTGTTATGTTTACTCTAGCCATGTGCCTAACTTGAGGGAAATACGAGCTGATAAGGCTAAACATCCACATAGAAAGGAAGTATGAAACTAATTAAGGATCAAGTGCGCAACAAAACATTATGGTTACCAAGATATTATCATAGAACAACGTGACATAATGTCACGACCCTATTTTTGCTAAGGATAGTAAAAATGGGTAATTCGCGACTAATAAGGGGGATTAtagaagcggggaaagaaaagGGGTAGAATTCAAGGAACTTGCCGAAAGGCCAATCAATTGATACCACAAAATAGAAGCCAAGTATTTGATTACAgatctcaaaatagaataattcatcatatcaactaaatcagagttcgatggTGAGACTTTGAAATTCTCACTTAACAAAAGTACAGCGGAATAagtccttactaaacgactttgtgtatgaagacacgaatcgtcgaaAGATCcacttgattaattaataacatCGACTCTGATCAATACTCCTTCCTCTTGACGTtaaacctgcacatttagaaatacatgccGGGCCGAGTACATGACTACTCAGTGGACACGAGCCGAAAAGtaaaacatacattatatagttgtcatccatcaacagtaacACATGGGGGTTTTCTTAAAAAGACCCAagcttactaaattcttttgtgagctAAAAGTTCATCTGCGCATACTAAgttcattcatcattcatcattcatcattcatcattcatcattcatcattccatcgttcatcattcatcattcatcattcatcattcatcgttccaTCGTGCCGGGAAGGTGACCACCTTCCGTGGACACCATAGCCGGCCAACCCTCTTGGATGGCTCACAACCCTCACGCGCTCTATTCCAAATCGTAACTTTTTGGCGTAGCCAAAACAAATAAACATACAGTCCAGCAGATAGGCctcgaaaacaaacattttatggcatgacaacaacttgaaaaaaataataacagctccattttgagaaaagatgatatttcataatttcacaagtatttgatttatatccatACTAATGtgttggatattaaaagaaagcccacttGATACGCTTATCTCCAATTAACAACTCTCGTCTGACCTCATTTGCCCTTGAATAATTTatcctttgaaaataaatagcgtagcacgctaattagtacttgaaggaaaaaatgcatgcatcctaaatgatagcacctatatcttagtctcggcttataggatttttcttaaTCCTACCTCGGGCTTCACTGCTCTGCAGAGTCTAATTATTCTCTTTACTAAATTCCGGAACAATCTACTTTTTTTTCCAAACACAATTATTTGTgctattatttaataaaatatggattcttggaaaatcccttcttaaatctttttttttccttcggATTTTTCTTAGGGCCGCCCATGGcctcgcggggcgacgccgatCGGCCCGTTCGCTTCTCCAGCATCATTATTTTCCGTCTTCGGGAACCTAATAATTTATTCGGGAATTAATTCATCAACTTTCGAGCTCCAAGCTCATCTTCATAAATTTTATTCCACTCCAAGAATTAGTATCCTAGCCCAATCTAAATTAATCTGGCAGCCCAAAAACCTTATTAAATTTTCGGCCCAGATGTTTAATTCACCACAGCCCACCTATTCCTTCAATTTCTCTAAGTCATTTTATATTACTCACTTTACTAAGGCCCAATCAACAAAATAAAGTGGCCCAAGGGAATAATTGATCAGCCCACAATATACTCCCGTCGGTCAACTCCCTCTCACATCTCATTCTTTTAATAGACGAAGAAACAGCGTCTTCCTCTCCCTCACTCCCCCTTCTCCATTTCTCAAGTTCTCCGGCGAATTCACGCCCGGAGTGGCTCCGATCTCCCTCACATCGGGCTTCTCTCTCCCTTTTCTAACATTTCATCCTCAATTGTGAACCCCAGCTTTGGAGAAACACGGCGGCGGtcgttctctctctctctctctctctcactatcTCTTCCGTCGTCGTTCGTTTCTTTCTCCGGCGAAATCGCGCCGTAGTCGGCTCGCTCTCCACCGATCCTTTCCACCGGCGTCGAGTCCTTTCGCCCGACGAAGTTGCCGACAGAGAAGGCGTCGTCCTCCTTCCGGCGTCAAGGAGGAGTCCTCCGCTTCCCGTCGCGCCATCGCTGGACTACTgcctccttcgcggggcagccGCGCCACTCACCGGCGACTCACGCCGGCTCCCTCCGTCCAGCGTCGCCCTCTCTCTTCGGTGTAGTTCCGACGCCGCTCGCCGTTTCGTCGCTCGCTTAAGCTAAGTCTTCTCCCTCCCCCCCTTTTTCCCTCTTACTCGATTTATTTCGAGTTATGCTGTATCTTGGTGATTAAGAACTTTGTCTAGTTGTGATCAAGTTTAATCTTGCTCTTTGGGGTTGCGGTAGAAGCTTCCTATTATTATGAGTTCTATTCCTAAGTTGTGAGATATCCTATGTCTTGTAAATACTTATCAAAAGCTTGCTCTTTGCTATTGTTGTGGAAATCTAATGAGCTTCTATGTGCTTGGCTATCTACTTGGTCCATGATGCGATGGAGAGGGTGTTGGGAGATTACCTCTCGGTTGGAAATTCTTTGCCGCTAACTCCTCTCCTCGCTCATCCCCTTGCTGCTCTCTTCCTATGATATAATGTGAAACTTGTGGTGATCGAAAAGTGGGGAGAAGAGGAGAGTTGTGGCTCCTTATATAGCTCTCAACTGTTGGCAGCTTGTGCCTGGAATTTTGGGAGACTGCTTCTATTTTGGGGCTACCTCTTTGGCCTCCTTTTGGGTTTTGTGACTACGTTGTTCATACTAAAGTGGTGAAATTTTGGGAAAAAGATCCCCTCTCTTGACTGGCTCCTTGAGTCTCGATAAAGGGGACTCTACCCTTCTATTTTGGGCTTGTGGTtgaggccatccgcaatgggcggacgatggcacgcccgatggcgcgcatcttccgcgccattcatcgtccgcccccactgtgggtgtgtggcataggccgcggacgatagtcgcggcctatgcttcgggcgcgacttaaaccgcggacgatggccatcgtccgcgccatcgtccg
It contains:
- the LOC121768662 gene encoding uncharacterized protein LOC121768662 isoform X1, whose amino-acid sequence is MFQKLHMASKGGKQIKKSGRLQEKRNMSAQRFTSSEGIITKTTMSRNKEAVNMVTYSNRIHRSVPPLPNEDISVDIEEEEEDGSASGHETIGKESRGPTYMSDIRGRPLNLPLISVEYNEFGQPIGGEKSKLCHFLGSIARNGRYCPLYVNNWRAMPKGKKDDMLEFVKARFTIPIIAEKWVVASIGVKWRSWKHYLKTRYWADVPIEHLIHEKDDRVLEDQWINCLTYWRMENAKNISKRNQKARAKKLMNQRTGKTSFAQVKENLTKEHGRCPTRVQLFSSCFVPSSGNASEDVSTKIQWSNVVANFPKVSKIKLLQMTYLPKSWKRTNQVT
- the LOC121768662 gene encoding uncharacterized protein LOC121768662 isoform X2, with the protein product MASKGGKQIKKSGRLQEKRNMSAQRFTSSEGIITKTTMSRNKEAVNMVTYSNRIHRSVPPLPNEDISVDIEEEEEDGSASGHETIGKESRGPTYMSDIRGRPLNLPLISVEYNEFGQPIGGEKSKLCHFLGSIARNGRYCPLYVNNWRAMPKGKKDDMLEFVKARFTIPIIAEKWVVASIGVKWRSWKHYLKTRYWADVPIEHLIHEKDDRVLEDQWINCLTYWRMENAKNISKRNQKARAKKLMNQRTGKTSFAQVKENLTKEHGRCPTRVQLFSSCFVPSSGNASEDVSTKIQWSNVVANFPKVSKIKLLQMTYLPKSWKRTNQVT